One stretch of Jiangella gansuensis DSM 44835 DNA includes these proteins:
- a CDS encoding winged helix-turn-helix transcriptional regulator yields the protein MTDGHRSGCPINLSLEVFGDRWSLLILRDMIFGGRRHFRELLTGSLEGIASNILASRLKALVQLGMLTKQADPTHKQKVVYSLTEPAIELVPVMAALGDWGSRWLPVSDELSIRARVLADGGPQLWERFMAELREEQLGIPAGPPPGGMTVRERLQDAYAAVATRAG from the coding sequence GTGACCGACGGCCACCGGTCGGGCTGCCCGATCAACCTGTCGCTGGAGGTGTTCGGGGACAGGTGGAGCCTGCTCATCCTCCGCGACATGATCTTCGGCGGGCGGCGGCACTTCCGTGAGCTGCTGACCGGGTCGCTCGAAGGCATCGCGTCGAACATCCTCGCCAGCCGGCTGAAAGCCCTGGTCCAGCTCGGCATGCTGACCAAGCAAGCCGACCCCACGCACAAGCAGAAGGTCGTCTACAGCCTCACCGAACCGGCCATCGAGCTGGTGCCCGTCATGGCGGCGCTGGGCGACTGGGGGAGCCGCTGGTTGCCGGTCAGCGACGAACTGTCCATTCGGGCGCGAGTACTGGCTGACGGCGGTCCGCAGCTGTGGGAGCGCTTCATGGCCGAGCTGCGTGAGGAGCAGCTCGGAATCCCGGCCGGACCGCCACCCGGTGGAATGACCGTCCGGGAACGGCTGCAGGACGCCTACGCCGCCGTCGCGACCCGCGCCGGGTGA
- a CDS encoding phosphotransferase: MAGCASGSRRRCQAGWPSSPLCHWDVRDDNLLVRPDGSVVIVDWGMACLGPRWSDLFVLALTWADRPEFDELMQAADERTVTDLLTLLGGSQAWRAATRLFAGAARRLGVASPA; this comes from the coding sequence CTGGCCGGGTGCGCGAGTGGGTCGAGACGACGCTGCCAGGCCGGCTGGCCGTCGAGTCCGCTGTGCCACTGGGATGTCCGCGACGACAACCTGCTGGTCCGTCCGGACGGCAGTGTGGTGATTGTCGACTGGGGCATGGCATGCCTCGGCCCGCGGTGGAGCGACCTCTTCGTACTGGCGCTCACCTGGGCCGACCGGCCCGAGTTCGACGAGCTGATGCAGGCGGCCGACGAGCGCACGGTGACCGACCTGCTCACGCTGCTGGGCGGCTCCCAGGCCTGGCGGGCCGCGACGCGGCTGTTCGCGGGGGCGGCCCGCCGGCTCGGGGTGGCTTCGCCCGCGTGA
- a CDS encoding DUF2470 domain-containing protein, producing the protein MTENPFGPDVIAAVAHHMNDDHSDDSVLIVRALGDSPAATAAEVSHLDGTGVDFTVTVGGGQRTVRVPWSQPLTERPQIRQEFVRMYHEAAAKLGVTPRQAEQH; encoded by the coding sequence GTGACCGAGAACCCGTTCGGCCCGGATGTCATCGCCGCGGTCGCCCACCACATGAACGACGACCACAGCGACGACTCCGTGCTCATCGTCCGGGCGCTCGGCGACAGTCCCGCAGCCACCGCGGCGGAGGTCAGCCACCTGGACGGCACCGGTGTCGACTTCACCGTCACCGTCGGTGGGGGGCAGCGCACCGTGCGGGTCCCGTGGAGCCAGCCGCTCACCGAACGTCCGCAGATCCGCCAGGAGTTCGTCCGCATGTACCACGAGGCCGCGGCGAAGCTCGGCGTCACGCCGCGGCAGGCCGAGCAGCACTGA
- a CDS encoding DUF7059 domain-containing protein — protein MTTRHPGLSDDDVNRLRDALAAAGYTVDGVRDLLGARAAAALDRNETTPGLLATAADGSALAALTRLWSLQAPVRRSALEAVLPVDALLAGGILATSGDGDSLRAVVDVRPYADDVGDWWVVADLTPGMDGHRAPIPEDHVLGLNAASSTLAQLTVRRPAGRALDLGTGCGVQALHLARHCEQIVSTDVNPRALALAALTARLNGIDLDLRRGSLFEPVDGERFDLIATNPPFVVSPGGSHVYRDGGLSGDEISRRVMVDGAARLADGGILQSLANWMHVRGQTWQERVGAWAAATGCDAWVIQREVEDPAEYVELWLRDSGDLGGPSYRERYEAWLRWFDDNDVDGVGFGWVALRRSGAADPAVRMEEWAHAVEQPLGPEIGAWFDRADTLRSDDAALLASRLTVAGHVVQEQIGQPGEEDPEHIVLRQHRGLLRAVDAGTAEAGFVGACDGTLPVGVIVDALAAVLSVDAGELRADLLPRVRDLVRDGFLLP, from the coding sequence GTGACGACACGACATCCCGGCCTGTCCGACGACGACGTCAACCGGCTGCGCGACGCCCTGGCGGCCGCCGGCTACACCGTCGACGGGGTCCGTGACCTGCTCGGTGCCCGCGCGGCCGCCGCACTGGACCGTAACGAGACGACTCCGGGCCTGCTGGCCACCGCCGCCGACGGTTCGGCGCTGGCGGCACTGACCCGGCTGTGGTCGCTACAGGCGCCGGTGCGACGATCCGCGCTGGAGGCGGTGCTGCCCGTCGACGCGCTGCTCGCCGGCGGGATCCTGGCCACGTCCGGCGACGGCGACAGCTTGCGGGCGGTCGTGGACGTGCGACCGTACGCCGACGACGTCGGTGACTGGTGGGTGGTCGCCGACCTCACTCCGGGCATGGACGGGCACCGCGCCCCGATCCCGGAGGACCACGTGCTGGGCCTCAACGCGGCGTCCAGCACGCTCGCGCAGCTCACCGTGCGCCGGCCGGCCGGGCGGGCACTCGATCTCGGTACCGGCTGCGGTGTCCAGGCGCTGCACCTGGCCCGGCACTGCGAGCAGATCGTGTCGACGGACGTGAACCCGCGGGCCCTCGCGCTCGCGGCGCTGACGGCCCGGCTCAACGGCATCGACCTCGACCTGCGCCGCGGCAGCCTGTTCGAGCCGGTCGACGGTGAGCGGTTCGACCTGATCGCCACCAACCCGCCGTTCGTCGTCTCGCCCGGTGGCAGCCACGTGTACCGCGACGGCGGGCTGTCCGGCGACGAGATCTCCCGCCGGGTCATGGTCGACGGCGCCGCCCGGCTCGCCGACGGCGGCATCCTGCAGTCGCTGGCCAACTGGATGCACGTGCGCGGTCAGACCTGGCAGGAACGGGTCGGCGCATGGGCAGCCGCGACCGGCTGCGACGCGTGGGTGATCCAGCGCGAGGTCGAGGACCCAGCCGAGTACGTCGAGCTGTGGTTGCGCGACTCCGGCGACCTCGGCGGCCCCTCGTACCGCGAGCGATACGAGGCGTGGCTGCGCTGGTTCGACGACAACGACGTCGACGGCGTCGGGTTCGGCTGGGTGGCGCTGCGGCGATCCGGCGCCGCGGACCCGGCGGTGCGGATGGAGGAGTGGGCGCACGCCGTCGAGCAGCCGCTCGGACCGGAGATCGGGGCCTGGTTCGACCGCGCCGACACGCTCCGATCCGACGACGCCGCCCTCCTCGCCAGCCGGTTGACCGTGGCCGGCCACGTCGTCCAGGAGCAGATCGGCCAGCCGGGCGAGGAAGACCCGGAGCACATCGTGCTGCGCCAGCACCGCGGTCTGCTGCGCGCCGTCGACGCCGGCACCGCCGAGGCCGGCTTCGTGGGTGCCTGTGACGGCACCCTGCCGGTCGGGGTCATCGTCGACGCGCTGGCCGCGGTGCTGTCGGTGGACGCCGGGGAGCTGCGAGCCGACCTGCTGCCGCGGGTGCGGGACCTGGTGCGGGACGGCTTCCTGCTGCCGTGA